The DNA region GCCGACCGGAGTGTCTCCGCTTCCGCGGCGCTGTGCGCCTTCTCGATGAGGGCGTCCGGAGTGCCTCCGGACACCACCGGCAGCACGAGGGCGTCCGGGGCGAACTCGTCCGCGGCGACGAGCGGGACCGGCCCGTGCCGCCGGACGGCCGCGGTGAGGAGCTGCTGACCCAGGTACGGATCGCCGCCACCGCCACTCCCGAAGTGGACGGCGCCCCGCACCACGTCGTCGATCGCGGCTTCGGCCACGTGCTTCATGACGGCACCCTAACCGCCGTCGTGGCTGCTCACGAGGCCGTGACACCCCGGAAGGTCGCGTACAGCCTGGCGAACGTGCGTGCGGCGGTGACCAGTTCGCGGATCGGCACGTGCTCGTCGGCGGTGTGGGCGACGGTCATCGACCCCGGCCCGTACACCACGGCGGGCATTCCCAGCCGGTTGCGGAGGAAACGGGCATCCGTGCCGAGCTTCAGCCCGCGGACCGGCGCGTCCCGCGCGGCCCGCCGGACCTCGGCGACGAACGGGTGCCCGGCGTCCAGCTCGGATCCCTCGGCGAACGCGACGACGTGCGTTTCATAGTCGAAATCGCCGGCGGCGTCGATCAACCGGGTCAGACTCGCGAGGGCCTGCTCCCGGGTGTGGCCCGGCAACACACGCCTGTCGACCCGCAACCGGCACTCGGCGGCGACGATATTGGCCGCGGTGCCACCGGCGATCGTCCCGACGTTGCAGGTGGGCGTGCCCAGGAACGGATGGGCGTCGTCGCCGAAGTCGGCGAGGTGGAGCGCGGACACGATCCGCGCCGCGTCGGCGACCGCGGAATGCCCGGCGGCCGGGTCGCTGCCGTGCGCCGCCCGGCCGCGCACCGAGATCTCCACCATCAGCGATCCCCGCTCGGCCACTCCGACCTGCAATTCGCTCGGTTCGGGGACGACGGCGGCGTCGGCGCGCACGAGCCCGGCGGCGACCAGGGCCTCGGTCCCGGCCCGGCCGCCGGTCTCCTCGTCGGCCACGAAATGGAAGACGAGGTCCGCCGGTGGCACGACGCCGGCGTCCCGGCAGGCGCGCAGCCCTTCGATCGCGGCGGCGATCCCGCCCTTCATGTCGCAGGCGCCGCGGCCGTAGAGCAGGCCGTCCCGCACCAGCCCGCCGAACGGGGGCACCGACCAGTCCGCGTCCGACACGGGGACGACGTCCACGTGGCCGTTGACCAGCAGCGTGGGGCTGCCCCCGGACCCGACGCGGGCCAGCACGGACGGGCGGCCCGTCTCGGGCTCGAAGATCTCGACGTCGGCGCCCAGTTCGCGCAGGACCGCCGAGAGCGGTTCGATCACAGGTCGTTCTCCGCCGGGCGGGTTCCGGGTGTCGCACCGGATCAGTTCCGCCGCCAGCCCGGTGACCCGGTCGGCACGGACGGCGGCCGCGGCGTTCACGCCCGCTCCCCGACGTGCACAGTGATCGCGGCGAGCGCTTCGTCGTCGAGAAAGCCGAGCGGGGCCAGCCCCTGCGCGAACCGCAGCAGGGCGGGCCGGAAGGCGACGACATCGGCGAAGAGGTCGGCGGCCTCGCGGCTCCGTCCGGCGCGGGCGAGCAGCACCGCGCGCCAGAAGTCGGCTTCGCGGTTGTCCGGCCCGATCACCTCGGCCGCCGACGCGAGGGCACCCAGGTGTTCGTCCAGCTCGTCCGGTTCGACTCCCTCGAACGCCCCGAGCGTGAGCCCACGGGTGAACATCACGCCGCCGACGGCGCCGAACGCCCGCGAACGGGGCAACAGCCTCGACAACTCGGCGAGCGGGTCGGGATGGTCGTCGACGCGCAGGTCGGTGACCACCTCGTTCCACGGTGCCGGGCCGCGCCTGCCCGACACCACCAGCAACGCGGCCGACTGCGAACCTCTCACGTCTCCCCCGGCGCCCTCCGCGGCTTGAAGACCGGCGAGGAGACGATCCGCGAGTTCCCCGCCGGCGGACTCGAAGGCGGAGAGCGCGGCCTGGCACACCTCGGGAGTGGCCAGCATGTTCCCCTGCACCGCCACTTGTCGGCCACGGGCGGAGGCGGCCTGTGGCGCACAGGACTCGCCGGTGTGCATGCCGACCGAGCCCCGCGCGTCGACGACACCCAGCTGGCGGTAACCGGAATCCGGGTCCCCGGCCACCAATAGATCCACAGTGGACGGTGCGGGCACCCCCGCCCGCAGCAGTTCCAGGCCGCGCGGCCCGAAATCGACGTTGACGAAGGCCTGGGTCGCCACCGCGCCGACCCCCGGCTCCGCCCACGGCAGCAACGTGCCGACACCGAAGAAATGGGTCTGCGCGCCGACACCGAGCTGACCGGTGGCGGGATCGCGCGCGACGATCGAGTAGGTCACGACACGCCTTCCTCGGCTCTCGCGATGTGTTTCCGGAGAAGGTCCACCACCTGGTCGGGCTCCTCGAGCATCGGCAGATGACCGGCTCCCTCCAGCTCCCTCGCGATGCCGCCGGTGGACTCGGCCAGTTCGCGCGACATCGCGGGCGGGCAGGTCGGGTCCTCGGTGCCCGCCACCGCCAGCACCGGGATCCCGGCGGCGGCGACCTTGCCCGCCAGATGCCGGATGTCGGCACCGAAGGCCCCGTAAAGGATTTCGGCGACCACTCCTTCCGGCCGGACGCCGACCGCCTCCGCCATCACCGCGCCGATCCGGCCCGAGTCCCGGTGTGCCCGCCCGACGATGCCGGGCACCAGATCGGCGAAATACCCGGCGGTTCCCTTGGTTTCGAGTTCGGTCACCATCGCGCGGATCGCGTCGGACGGCACACCGGTGCCCAGTGTCGAGCCGAAGGTGGTGATGCCGAGAACCCGTCGTGGGTGCAGCGCGGCCAGCGCGACGGAGATCGTGCCGCCGAGAGAACCGCCGGCGAGATGAACCTGGTCCAGCCCGAGACCGTCGAGAACGGCCAGCACGTCCGGGACGTAGCCCTCCTCGACGGTGAACGGGCCGGCCTGCCCGGATTCCCCGTGGCCACGCAGATCCAGCGCCACGACCGGCCGGTCGAGCCGGGCGGCGACATCCGCCCAGACCACGGCCGCGGAGTTGATGGGGTGGATGAGCACGAGCGGGGCGCCGGGCCGGTCGCCGGTGGTGCGCAGCACCGACAACCGGCCGGTCCGTCCCGCGATGCTCACGCGGTCCAGGCCCATTATTCCGTCCCGTACTTGGGCATCTGCGGATCCTGGACGCTGACGTGCATATGCCAGATCCGCCAGTCCGGCTCGCCCTTGCCGTCGTCACGGCGGAAGAACTCGGTGGTACGGAACGGGGTCGGCACCGCGCCGGACTGCCCCGGCGCCACGACGTCCGCGACCCCTTCGGCGGTGAGCAGCGCGACGTCACCGAAGATCCGGACGTCCGGCCCGACCGTGTCCTTGATCGCGGTGATGTCCAGCCCGATCTTCGCCGCGTTGACCCACAGGCGATGTTTGTCCAGCACACCGTGGTAGGTGTGGCCGTTGAGGTTGAACTGGTGGTAGCCGTCGCCTTCCGGGAAGTACGCCGTCATCCGGTCGGCGACGAGGCCCACGTTCGCCTCATACCAGCCCTGGTGCACCGCGAGGATCCGCTCGAGGTCACTGCTCATGGTGATTCCCTTTCAGTGGGTGAATTCGCCGGTCAGCTCGCCGACGGCGGCGAGGGTCTCTTCCGCTCCGTCCGCGACGACGGTCGCGATCGCGACGTTGTCCGCGCCCGCGTCGAGGTACTCCCCGATCCGCGCCCGCGCGGCGTCCTGGCCGCCCACGATGCCGAAGACGTCGAGCCAGTCGTCCGGCATCTCCGCCGCGACCACTTCGGGACCGCCACGGGAAAGCATGTCCGCCAGCACCTCGTTGGCGCCGACCGCGGCGAACAGCGGGCCGGGACCTGTCGCGGCGAGGTAGAAAGCGAGGACCGCCTTGAGCGCCTCACGTGTCGTGGCCACCTGTCCCGGGTCCCGTGTGACGTTGGCCGCGGCGAGAACGCTGATCGTGATGCGCTCGTCGCGTCCGGCCGCCAGGGCGGCGGCGTCGAGCTTGCGCCGCGCCGTCCGCACGTACTCGACCGGCGCGAGGGCGCTGACGAGCAGACCGTCGGCGAGCTTCCCCGTCAGATCGAGGCCCTTGTCGCCGAGCACCCCGGTGAACAACGGCACCGGCTCGGGGACGGGATGCGTGAGGGCGACTCCGTCGAAGGTGGCGAACCGGCCCTCGTCGTCGACCGTCTCTCCGCTCAGCAGCGCCCGGACACCGGTGAGGGTTTCGCGCAGGGCGCTCATCGGCGATCGTTGAGTCAGGCCCATCTGCGCGGTCCAGGCGGGGACGCCGTGCCCGATCCCGGGGATCAGCCTGCCGGGGTACGCGCGGGCGAGGGTGCCGATCTCCATGGCCAGCAACGCGGGATGGCGGACGACCGAGGACACGACGCCGATGCCGACCGGGATCCGCGACGTGGCACCGAGCGCGAGCGCGGCCCCCGCCACGCCACCGAGGAAGAAGTAGTCCTCCGGGAGCCACATCTCCCCGAAGCCGGCGGCTTCCGCCGCCGCGGCCTGCTTGCCGATCTGTTCCGGTGGCGTGGTGCTGCCGAGCAGCACTCCCAGCCGGCTGCGAACGGAGTGGGTCATCGACGGGCTCCTGTCGTGCGGACGGGATCAGGATGGTGCCCTCGACGTTACGAACGGGTCGGTGCCCGCTCTTCGGGCACGGCGACGAACCCTGGAGCGGGTTCCTGTGCGCGGTGCACTACACGCGCCGTTTCGACCTTCGCTACTGTCCACAAGGGACACTTTGGGTCAGGGATCCGTTCAGGGTGGTCCACTCGTGGCCTCGGCTGGGTGCCGGCGCCTTGGGCCCGCCCGGAGTACGTGAAGGTCGAGTTTCCTCGGCCGAGACGAGGGAAGGGGTCCTTCACTCGCGACCGCTGTGGCTGCTGATACTTGTGCGGCTCGGGTGACGACAGACCCCACAAGTGTCCTATGTGGACGACCGTCCGCGGATTCCGTCCAGGAGATAAGCGGTGCGGCGGTCGTAGTCTTCCCGGGCGGGCAGCTCGCCGTATTTGAGGGCGAGGGCGTTGTCGACGACGAGTGCGTGGAGATCGGCCGCGGTGAACTCAGGCCGCAGCGCACGGGCGGCCCGCGCCGCCGCGACGAGCTCTTCGTTGGCCTCGCCGCCGACCCGGCAGATCTCCATGAGCCGCCCCGAATGCGGATATGTCCGCAACAGGACGTCGTTGACGGCGGGCTGGCGGTATTGGAGGTCGCGGATCGCGGTGAGGTAGTAGGCGATCCGCTCACCGATGTCGCCGAGGGTCCGGCTGTGGTCGATGACGGCGAACAGCTCGGTCGCGACGACCTCTTCGATGACGGCGTCGATGAGGCCG from Amycolatopsis sp. EV170708-02-1 includes:
- a CDS encoding alpha/beta fold hydrolase translates to MSIAGRTGRLSVLRTTGDRPGAPLVLIHPINSAAVVWADVAARLDRPVVALDLRGHGESGQAGPFTVEEGYVPDVLAVLDGLGLDQVHLAGGSLGGTISVALAALHPRRVLGITTFGSTLGTGVPSDAIRAMVTELETKGTAGYFADLVPGIVGRAHRDSGRIGAVMAEAVGVRPEGVVAEILYGAFGADIRHLAGKVAAAGIPVLAVAGTEDPTCPPAMSRELAESTGGIARELEGAGHLPMLEEPDQVVDLLRKHIARAEEGVS
- a CDS encoding nuclear transport factor 2 family protein; amino-acid sequence: MSSDLERILAVHQGWYEANVGLVADRMTAYFPEGDGYHQFNLNGHTYHGVLDKHRLWVNAAKIGLDITAIKDTVGPDVRIFGDVALLTAEGVADVVAPGQSGAVPTPFRTTEFFRRDDGKGEPDWRIWHMHVSVQDPQMPKYGTE
- a CDS encoding M20 family metallopeptidase, with the translated sequence MNAAAAVRADRVTGLAAELIRCDTRNPPGGERPVIEPLSAVLRELGADVEIFEPETGRPSVLARVGSGGSPTLLVNGHVDVVPVSDADWSVPPFGGLVRDGLLYGRGACDMKGGIAAAIEGLRACRDAGVVPPADLVFHFVADEETGGRAGTEALVAAGLVRADAAVVPEPSELQVGVAERGSLMVEISVRGRAAHGSDPAAGHSAVADAARIVSALHLADFGDDAHPFLGTPTCNVGTIAGGTAANIVAAECRLRVDRRVLPGHTREQALASLTRLIDAAGDFDYETHVVAFAEGSELDAGHPFVAEVRRAARDAPVRGLKLGTDARFLRNRLGMPAVVYGPGSMTVAHTADEHVPIRELVTAARTFARLYATFRGVTAS
- a CDS encoding DUF1028 domain-containing protein — encoded protein: MTYSIVARDPATGQLGVGAQTHFFGVGTLLPWAEPGVGAVATQAFVNVDFGPRGLELLRAGVPAPSTVDLLVAGDPDSGYRQLGVVDARGSVGMHTGESCAPQAASARGRQVAVQGNMLATPEVCQAALSAFESAGGELADRLLAGLQAAEGAGGDVRGSQSAALLVVSGRRGPAPWNEVVTDLRVDDHPDPLAELSRLLPRSRAFGAVGGVMFTRGLTLGAFEGVEPDELDEHLGALASAAEVIGPDNREADFWRAVLLARAGRSREAADLFADVVAFRPALLRFAQGLAPLGFLDDEALAAITVHVGERA
- a CDS encoding TetR/AcrR family transcriptional regulator — protein: MRALAGGAPSESRLRADARRNSEQIRSAAIDAFQGRGLTVPLEEVAKAAGVSKATIFNRFGGRIGLIDAVIEEVVATELFAVIDHSRTLGDIGERIAYYLTAIRDLQYRQPAVNDVLLRTYPHSGRLMEICRVGGEANEELVAAARAARALRPEFTAADLHALVVDNALALKYGELPAREDYDRRTAYLLDGIRGRSST
- a CDS encoding LLM class flavin-dependent oxidoreductase, producing the protein MTHSVRSRLGVLLGSTTPPEQIGKQAAAAEAAGFGEMWLPEDYFFLGGVAGAALALGATSRIPVGIGVVSSVVRHPALLAMEIGTLARAYPGRLIPGIGHGVPAWTAQMGLTQRSPMSALRETLTGVRALLSGETVDDEGRFATFDGVALTHPVPEPVPLFTGVLGDKGLDLTGKLADGLLVSALAPVEYVRTARRKLDAAALAAGRDERITISVLAAANVTRDPGQVATTREALKAVLAFYLAATGPGPLFAAVGANEVLADMLSRGGPEVVAAEMPDDWLDVFGIVGGQDAARARIGEYLDAGADNVAIATVVADGAEETLAAVGELTGEFTH